One Triticum dicoccoides isolate Atlit2015 ecotype Zavitan chromosome 4B, WEW_v2.0, whole genome shotgun sequence genomic window carries:
- the LOC119290767 gene encoding uncharacterized protein LOC119290767, translating into MRNLGSSSTQTLLICYRRAKEPPTLAGHSPGISRIQSSDDRSSELQIPIWGAKQARSSISIHYKWSDWTKFGVEPAEDDISNSSDQIPIWGAKRARNSTSIQTDWRDWANLGDGPAGLIAERLLANDVADYICFRAVCRPWRLCCTDPRTHCILERHFHPLHWIMLRETGGSPRCRFMNMSTGCSRYVHLPELCGHDVFGPTTEGLLVLLDRTTWVVRLLNPLTRQAVDLPPATALMSKSDLKEASCRRDLLQVSGAGLADDYIFAVHFRWIKTLAVVRPGDVNWTVVARGRWLLPALSFAGRFYCATTEAVMVVETNADQPPRLVIAANLTRPFATIMMDTVHIVDNGGELILVDRQCNGNDNRKYKVYRVDFESKKMVPIHGLGGRAVFIGIERALSVSPLVFPSISEDAIYLGFDGQTTGKLDNSPIHLLYGIAEPRQFEDNIDDSTLYEPLGVDSYLSWCVTGYRDTLRDIV; encoded by the exons ATGCGGAATCTAGGGTCGTCCTCCACGCAAACTTTGCTGATCTGCTACCGGCGGGCAAAGGAACCTCCAACTCTCGCCGGCCACTCTCCTGGAATCTCTCGAATCCAGAGCTCCGATGATCGGAGCTCAGAACTGCAGATCCCCATTTGGGGAGCAAAGCAAGCCCGCAGTTCAATTTCCATCCACTATAAGTG GAGCGACTGGACGAAATTCGGGGTTGAGCCTGCGGAGGACGATATCTCGAACTCCTCAGACCAGATCCCCATTTGGGGGGCGAAGCGAGCACGCAATTCAACTTCCATCCAAACCGATTG GAGGGACTGGGCGAATCTCGGGGATGGGCCTGCTGGGCTAATCGCCGAGCGCCTTCTCGCCAACGATGTCGCGGACTACATCTGCTTCCGTGCAGTTTGCCGTCCGTGGCGGCTCTGTTGCACCGATCCGCGCACTCATTGCATCCTGGAGCGCCACTTCCACCCACTTCACTGGATTATGCTCAGGGAAACGGGGGGCTCTCCACGCTGCCGCTTCATGAATATGTCCACCGGATGCTCAAGGTATGTACATCTGCCGGAGCTCTGTGGCCATGACGTTTTCGGCCCTACCACGGAGGGCCTGCTCGTCCTCCTCGACAGGACCACCTGGgtggttcgcctactgaacccgctcACCCGCCAGGCAGTTGATCTCCCACCTGCCACCGCTCTGATGTCCAAGAGTGATCTGAAGGAAGCGTCTTGCAGAAGGGATTTGTTGCAGGTGTCGGGCGCTGGCCTTGCTGACGACTACATCTTCGCGGTCCATTTCagatggatcaaaacccttgctgtCGTAAGGCCGGGGGATGTGAATTGGACAGTGGTTGCTCGTGGCAGATGGTTGTTGCCAGCCCTGTCTTTTGCTGGCCGCTTCTACTGTGCCACCACCGAGGCTGTTATGGTGGTGGAGACTAATGCAGACCAGCCACCACGGCTGGTCATCGCTGCAAACTTGACTAGGCCGTTTGCCACGATAATGATGGACACTGTGCATATTGTGGACAATGGCGGGGAGCTGATACTTGTGGACCGGCAATGCAATGGCAATGACAATAGAAAATACAAGGTGTACCGTGTAGACTTTGAATCAAAGAAGATGGTGCCCATCCATGGGCTTGGTGGACGTGCAGTATTTATCGGCATTGAACGTGCCCTTTCAGTCTCACCTTTGGTGTTCCCATCTATCAGTGAAGATGCAATCTACTTGGGATTTGATGGGCAGACGACGGGCAAGCTGGACAATAGCCCAATTCATCTCCTATATGGCATTGCAGAGCCTCGTcaatttgaagataacattgacgaCAGCACACTTTATGAACCCTTGGGTGTCGATAGCTATCTGTCTTGGTGTGTCACAGGTTATCGGGACACCTTAAGGGACATTGTCTGA